A single window of Thermodesulfobacteriota bacterium DNA harbors:
- a CDS encoding DUF5684 domain-containing protein has translation MDDSSAVGMFLLYVLVYVYFAYTLMVIANKTNTENSWLAWIPIVNVYLMCKIAQKPGWWTILFFIPLVNIVIAIIVWMKIAELRGKASWLGILILIPFVGLIIPGYLAFAD, from the coding sequence ATGGATGACTCTTCTGCAGTCGGAATGTTTTTGCTTTACGTACTGGTCTATGTTTATTTTGCCTATACATTGATGGTTATTGCCAATAAAACTAATACGGAAAATTCCTGGCTAGCTTGGATTCCAATAGTAAATGTCTACTTGATGTGCAAGATAGCCCAAAAGCCCGGCTGGTGGACAATTCTATTTTTTATCCCTTTGGTGAATATAGTTATTGCAATAATTGTGTGGATGAAAATAGCTGAGCTTAGAGGTAAAGCCAGCTGGCTTGGAATACTAATTTTGATACCTTTTGTGGGATTAATTATTCCGGGCTATTTAGCCTTTGCGGATTAA
- a CDS encoding cytochrome c biogenesis protein CcdA, whose protein sequence is CVGPILASILLYASTAEGAGKGAALLFVYSIGLGLPFLLTGLALSKALTAFGWIKRHYNLYKIIVGGSLIIVGILMLTNNLFYLNIYGQKVLDFIGLDFWKTF, encoded by the coding sequence ATGTGTGGGACCGATTTTAGCCTCTATTCTTCTATATGCCAGTACGGCTGAGGGAGCAGGGAAAGGGGCTGCACTATTGTTTGTATACTCAATCGGTCTTGGATTGCCATTTTTACTTACCGGGCTCGCGCTTTCAAAAGCCCTGACTGCATTTGGCTGGATTAAACGACATTACAATTTATACAAAATTATAGTGGGCGGAAGCCTAATTATTGTTGGCATACTGATGCTAACTAATAATCTTTTCTACCTTAATATCTATGGCCAAAAGGTTCTCGATTTTATAGGTTTAGACTTTTGGAAGACTTTCTAA
- a CDS encoding HAD family phosphatase: protein MIKAVIFDMDGVMIDSEPLWEKTERILLKRRGIEYTADYRDQIVGLNQNDSGKLLVETFNLKDSVEEIIDERVVILTGIYEEELEVVKELIPLLNQLQDLDYKLAVASSSPLRVINFVLDMFSLHQYFPVVVSGECTDDGKPHPAIYLHTAKRLEIDPSECVAIEDSINGVKSAKAAGMHCIAVPDKRLTQDQFKIADLIVPSLNRISPDLIKFFD, encoded by the coding sequence ATGATAAAAGCAGTCATATTCGATATGGATGGTGTAATGATCGACAGTGAACCCCTTTGGGAGAAAACAGAGAGGATTCTTCTTAAAAGAAGGGGTATTGAGTACACAGCTGATTACAGAGACCAGATTGTAGGACTAAATCAGAATGATTCCGGAAAGTTATTGGTTGAAACTTTCAACCTCAAAGATAGCGTTGAAGAAATAATAGATGAGCGAGTAGTTATCCTGACCGGTATCTATGAAGAGGAACTTGAAGTTGTGAAGGAGCTAATTCCGCTTTTAAATCAATTACAAGATTTGGACTATAAACTAGCGGTTGCATCAAGCTCGCCTCTAAGGGTGATAAATTTTGTGTTGGACATGTTTTCTCTTCATCAATATTTTCCGGTTGTGGTATCCGGAGAATGTACGGATGATGGCAAACCTCATCCCGCAATATATCTTCATACTGCTAAAAGATTAGAAATAGATCCAAGTGAGTGCGTTGCGATTGAGGATTCCATAAACGGAGTCAAATCAGCAAAGGCCGCAGGCATGCACTGCATTGCAGTACCTGACAAAAGATTAACTCAAGATCAGTTTAAGATCGCAGATCTCATAGTTCCGAGTCTAAATAGAATTAGCCCGGATTTAATCAAATTTTTTGATTAA
- a CDS encoding 4'-phosphopantetheinyl transferase superfamily protein, whose amino-acid sequence MTKPNTAISSLENDQIHIWKININNPKWEPSHLLSEVLSKDEKRRALRLKSEKDKNRFIVSRGHLRKKLESYLEISASEIEFSYNEYGKPSVKSEQNDKKIKFNVSHSADLIIYAVRQGSEVGIDVENIRDVNKADKIIGRFFNKQEIDYYHSHPQHKKKSAFFTLWTRKEAYSKAMGRGIGLPAKEIDLNLVTGRSLTTNGHKGKSKWSIFDIETENGYLAALATRGDNPNICCFGF is encoded by the coding sequence ATGACTAAACCGAACACAGCTATTAGCAGCTTAGAAAATGATCAAATCCATATCTGGAAGATAAATATAAATAATCCCAAGTGGGAACCGTCTCATCTTCTATCTGAAGTGCTATCAAAAGATGAGAAGCGACGAGCGCTAAGGTTAAAATCAGAGAAAGATAAAAATAGGTTTATCGTCTCAAGAGGACATCTGAGAAAAAAACTGGAAAGCTATCTTGAGATTAGTGCTTCCGAAATTGAGTTTTCTTACAATGAATATGGAAAACCATCGGTAAAATCAGAGCAAAATGACAAAAAAATTAAGTTCAATGTATCTCATTCAGCTGATTTGATTATATATGCCGTTAGACAAGGTAGTGAGGTCGGAATTGATGTGGAAAATATTAGAGATGTTAATAAGGCCGATAAAATAATAGGACGTTTTTTTAATAAACAAGAGATTGACTACTATCATTCACACCCACAGCATAAAAAGAAGTCTGCTTTCTTTACCCTTTGGACCAGAAAGGAGGCATATTCAAAGGCTATGGGAAGAGGAATCGGGCTTCCTGCAAAGGAAATCGATCTTAATTTAGTCACAGGGCGGAGTCTTACTACAAATGGGCATAAAGGAAAGTCTAAATGGTCAATTTTTGATATAGAAACTGAAAACGGCTATTTAGCGGCGCTAGCAACTAGGGGTGATAATCCTAATATTTGTTGCTTTGGGTTTTGA
- a CDS encoding aldo/keto reductase — MEFVNISGTDIESSRIGLGCWAIGGWLWGGSEERESIQTIHEALDKGVTLIDTAAIYGFGRSEEIVGKAVSEYGNRDKVILATKVGLDWTTGKVYRNSTKERIFKEVDDSLERLQSDYIDIYQIHWPDYETTFEEPAEAMLELLNSGKIRAIGVSNYNIEQKDIFRSIAPIHTSQPPYNLFEREIEKDIIPYTVENNITNLHYGAICRGMLSGRMTSKTTFEGDDIRKVDPKFKNSELFKQYLAAVDKLDKFAQENYGKRVIHLALRWMLDKEKKDIALWGARRPSQLEPLDEIFGWSLDDSAFTEIDKILSETVKDPVGPEFMAPPTKGRL; from the coding sequence ATGGAATTTGTGAATATTAGCGGAACAGATATAGAATCTTCCAGAATAGGGCTTGGCTGCTGGGCAATCGGTGGCTGGCTCTGGGGAGGTAGTGAGGAGAGAGAATCAATTCAGACAATTCATGAAGCGCTTGATAAAGGCGTGACTTTAATAGACACAGCTGCAATCTACGGTTTTGGCAGATCAGAAGAGATCGTGGGCAAAGCCGTTTCCGAATACGGTAATAGAGATAAGGTAATATTGGCAACTAAAGTTGGGCTTGATTGGACTACTGGTAAGGTATACAGAAATTCTACTAAAGAGCGGATATTCAAAGAGGTTGACGATTCTTTAGAGCGTCTACAGAGTGACTATATAGATATTTATCAAATCCATTGGCCTGACTATGAAACTACTTTTGAAGAGCCCGCGGAAGCAATGCTTGAGCTTCTAAATAGTGGTAAAATTAGAGCTATAGGTGTTAGTAACTATAATATTGAACAAAAGGACATATTTCGTTCTATAGCTCCGATTCATACCTCTCAGCCGCCTTATAACCTATTTGAGCGTGAGATAGAAAAAGACATAATTCCATACACTGTTGAAAACAATATCACAAATCTTCACTACGGTGCTATTTGCCGCGGGATGTTGAGCGGCAGAATGACGTCCAAAACTACTTTTGAAGGTGACGATATAAGAAAGGTCGACCCTAAGTTCAAGAATTCAGAGCTGTTCAAGCAATACTTAGCTGCAGTCGATAAACTAGATAAATTTGCCCAGGAGAATTACGGTAAGAGGGTAATTCACCTAGCACTCAGATGGATGCTTGATAAAGAGAAAAAAGATATTGCATTATGGGGAGCTAGAAGACCATCTCAGCTTGAGCCGCTGGATGAAATATTTGGCTGGTCACTCGATGATTCAGCATTTACAGAGATAGATAAAATCCTAAGTGAGACTGTTAAAGACCCAGTTGGCCCTGAGTTTATGGCGCCTCCTACGAAAGGAAGACTATAA
- a CDS encoding DUF5684 domain-containing protein, whose protein sequence is MDEFSRGLLGFVAILVFIFLFYCIKILARKTDTKNENFAWIPILNVYLLCKIARKPGWWVILFLIPIVNIIISTIIWMNISELRGRSKWLGLICLFPYAVILLIPYLAFFDANHSES, encoded by the coding sequence ATGGATGAATTTTCGAGGGGGCTACTAGGTTTTGTAGCTATATTAGTTTTTATTTTCCTTTTTTATTGTATAAAGATTCTTGCTAGGAAAACTGATACCAAGAATGAAAATTTTGCCTGGATTCCTATTCTTAATGTTTATCTACTTTGCAAGATAGCCCGTAAGCCGGGTTGGTGGGTGATACTTTTTTTAATACCAATAGTAAACATCATAATATCAACAATTATCTGGATGAATATTTCAGAACTAAGGGGCCGCTCCAAATGGCTAGGGCTGATATGTCTATTTCCTTACGCTGTAATACTGCTCATACCATATCTCGCTTTCTTTGATGCAAATCACAGTGAGTCTTGA
- a CDS encoding bifunctional alpha,alpha-trehalose-phosphate synthase (UDP-forming)/trehalose-phosphatase codes for MGKLIIVSNRLPVTVSKKKSKFSFQPSVGGLVTGVGSLDMGQEQLWIGWPGITLSGYSTKSDTRELQQLLAGDNYIPVFLRRADFENYYQGFCNEVIWPLFHYFVQYANYEKRYWDSYRRVNEAFSQAVLEVANEDDVIWVHDYHLMLLPELIREKLPKVKIGFFLHIPFPSSEIFRLIPWCKEILEGLLGSDLIGFHTFDYARHFLESVRRVLGYEHTLGQITLGNHAVKVDTFPMGIDYKKFSSAPDSEAVKTSISKFSENIKEGYKVILSIDRLDYTKGVPERLEAFDHFLDKNPAYKGKVIFVVVAVPSRTEVEHYRLLKEQVDNLAGRINGKHATIGWTPILYMYRSFGFDDLTALYSIADVLFLTPLRDGMNLVAKEYVATRKNKDGVLILGEMAGTAKELGEALIINPNDLEGTSNALKKAITMPIDEQKRRMTIMQGRLERYDVRRWAHDFMDRISHIKEIQKHLISKGLSQSRRNKLIQSFAKSKRALLLLDYDGTLMPFNERPEKVKPDKELKEILGALSSNHKTHLVIISGRDRKTLDRWVSNVSNGLVAEHGVWIKEKKSWDTLEMLSDEWKDEIRPILEVFVDRTPGSFVEEKDFSLVWHFRKVDPALSLVRVGELKDVLLHITANLNVGVLEGNKVIEVKDTGINKGKATMHLMSKVKWDFILSIGDDWTDEDIYEVLPEWGYSIKVGFGPTKARFNLPSYREVRKLLHDLIEAEND; via the coding sequence ATGGGAAAGCTAATAATTGTTTCCAACCGATTGCCCGTCACTGTATCCAAGAAAAAATCCAAATTTAGTTTCCAACCAAGCGTAGGGGGTCTTGTAACTGGCGTAGGCTCTCTTGATATGGGCCAAGAGCAATTGTGGATCGGATGGCCAGGTATAACACTGTCTGGCTATAGCACTAAGTCTGACACAAGGGAATTACAACAGCTGCTTGCAGGGGATAATTACATACCTGTTTTTCTAAGAAGGGCAGATTTTGAGAACTACTACCAAGGTTTTTGTAATGAGGTAATATGGCCTCTCTTTCATTACTTTGTTCAGTATGCAAACTACGAGAAGCGCTATTGGGACAGCTACCGCAGGGTAAATGAGGCTTTCAGCCAGGCAGTGTTGGAAGTGGCAAATGAAGATGATGTAATTTGGGTCCATGACTATCATTTAATGCTTTTGCCGGAACTGATTAGAGAAAAACTACCAAAAGTAAAGATTGGTTTTTTTCTTCACATTCCCTTTCCGTCTTCTGAAATATTTAGGTTAATCCCATGGTGTAAGGAAATATTAGAGGGCCTTTTGGGATCTGACCTAATTGGATTTCACACCTTTGACTACGCACGCCATTTCCTTGAGAGCGTAAGACGTGTGTTAGGTTATGAGCACACACTGGGCCAGATAACCCTTGGCAACCATGCCGTGAAAGTCGATACATTTCCTATGGGCATAGACTATAAAAAGTTCTCTAGCGCCCCTGATAGTGAGGCAGTAAAGACAAGCATCTCAAAGTTTAGTGAGAATATAAAGGAAGGCTACAAGGTAATTCTCTCTATAGATCGGCTTGATTACACAAAAGGGGTTCCTGAGAGACTCGAAGCCTTTGATCACTTTCTTGATAAGAACCCGGCCTACAAAGGGAAGGTCATCTTTGTCGTGGTTGCAGTTCCTTCTAGAACAGAGGTCGAGCACTACAGACTCTTAAAAGAGCAGGTCGATAATCTTGCCGGAAGGATTAACGGTAAGCACGCCACTATCGGATGGACGCCTATATTATATATGTACCGCTCATTTGGTTTTGATGATTTAACCGCCCTATATTCAATTGCTGATGTGCTCTTTCTTACGCCGCTTAGAGACGGTATGAACCTGGTTGCAAAGGAATATGTTGCAACGCGTAAAAACAAGGACGGGGTTTTGATACTAGGAGAGATGGCGGGAACTGCAAAAGAGCTCGGTGAAGCATTGATTATTAACCCGAACGATCTAGAGGGGACATCTAACGCGCTTAAGAAAGCGATAACGATGCCGATTGATGAGCAGAAAAGAAGAATGACAATAATGCAAGGAAGGCTTGAGCGCTATGACGTCAGAAGATGGGCTCATGATTTTATGGACAGAATCAGCCATATAAAAGAGATACAAAAACATCTTATATCTAAAGGCCTGTCCCAATCTAGGAGAAATAAACTCATTCAAAGTTTTGCTAAGAGTAAAAGGGCATTGCTTTTGCTTGATTATGACGGAACTTTAATGCCATTTAACGAGAGGCCTGAGAAAGTTAAGCCGGATAAGGAGTTGAAAGAAATATTAGGCGCACTTTCTTCAAATCATAAAACTCATTTAGTAATCATTAGCGGAAGAGACAGAAAAACATTAGATAGATGGGTCTCAAATGTATCTAATGGTTTGGTCGCGGAGCATGGTGTGTGGATAAAAGAGAAGAAGTCTTGGGATACTCTGGAAATGTTGTCAGATGAATGGAAAGATGAGATAAGACCAATATTAGAAGTGTTTGTAGACAGAACCCCGGGCTCTTTTGTTGAGGAAAAAGATTTCTCACTAGTCTGGCATTTCAGAAAAGTAGACCCGGCGCTATCACTAGTAAGGGTTGGTGAGCTTAAGGATGTATTACTACATATCACAGCTAATCTAAACGTAGGTGTACTCGAAGGAAACAAAGTAATCGAGGTAAAAGATACAGGAATTAATAAAGGTAAAGCCACGATGCATTTAATGTCTAAGGTAAAGTGGGACTTTATACTTTCTATCGGCGATGACTGGACGGATGAAGACATATACGAGGTTTTACCTGAGTGGGGATATTCAATTAAAGTAGGTTTTGGCCCCACTAAAGCCAGGTTCAATTTGCCTTCATACAGAGAGGTAAGAAAATTACTTCATGATCTAATAGAAGCCGAGAATGATTAG
- a CDS encoding cation diffusion facilitator family transporter, protein MILTDPDLKKSKKLRTALLSITVSICLIIIKLIFGIITNSVSILASAADSFLDLTASSVNYFSISKSEKPPDHDHRFGHGKAEGLAGLFQCFVIGISSLYLIYLAIEKLIYGGEIVSVDLGIIVIAFSIVVSFILARYIKKVSKETESLALGADSLHYSVDVYTNVGIILTLIIIKFTGLDILDPIISIIIAIVILWSAKDIVIQSVNILMDKELPEDIVSEIENIIMDHEPEVKSFHKLKSRNAGTIKFIEFHVVMDHQLTFVKSHDLAEHIIQDIKELIPNSEVTVHVDPDKHI, encoded by the coding sequence TTGATACTAACAGACCCAGATCTAAAGAAATCTAAAAAACTAAGAACAGCCCTACTCTCAATAACTGTATCAATATGCTTAATTATAATTAAGCTCATTTTCGGAATTATAACCAATTCCGTTAGCATACTTGCCTCAGCTGCTGATTCATTCCTAGACCTTACCGCCTCATCGGTTAATTACTTCTCAATCAGCAAATCAGAAAAACCGCCTGATCATGACCATAGGTTCGGTCACGGTAAAGCAGAGGGGCTAGCAGGACTCTTTCAATGCTTTGTTATAGGTATTTCATCACTTTATCTTATTTATTTGGCAATTGAGAAGTTAATATACGGCGGTGAGATCGTGTCTGTTGATCTAGGTATCATAGTTATAGCATTCTCAATAGTAGTAAGTTTTATACTTGCAAGGTATATCAAAAAGGTCTCAAAAGAAACCGAGAGTTTGGCTCTGGGTGCAGACAGCCTTCACTACAGCGTTGATGTATATACAAACGTCGGAATCATCCTCACGCTTATCATTATCAAATTCACTGGGCTAGATATTTTAGACCCAATAATTTCTATAATAATAGCAATTGTTATACTCTGGTCTGCAAAAGACATAGTTATTCAGTCAGTAAATATTCTTATGGATAAAGAGCTGCCAGAAGATATTGTTTCTGAAATAGAAAATATAATAATGGATCATGAGCCAGAGGTTAAAAGTTTTCACAAGCTTAAATCTAGAAATGCCGGCACAATAAAGTTTATAGAATTTCATGTAGTTATGGACCATCAACTTACATTTGTTAAATCCCATGATCTAGCCGAGCACATTATACAAGATATAAAAGAGCTTATTCCTAACTCGGAAGTTACCGTTCATGTAGACCCTGACAAGCATATCTGA